In one window of Primulina tabacum isolate GXHZ01 chromosome 8, ASM2559414v2, whole genome shotgun sequence DNA:
- the LOC142553935 gene encoding UDP-glycosyltransferase 91C1-like — protein sequence MADDRKLHIVMFPWLAFGHIIPFLELSEAIAGKGHKISFISTPRNIDRLPKLRPNVASSITFVKIPLPLVEGLPENAEATMDIGNEEVDFLKKAYDLMEPAVARFLTNSLADAVVYDFSAHWLPPIAIDLGISRVMFWIFQAWVLAWLGKAEGFINGFEGRRRPEDFMFAPEWVTFHTKVAWKYHEAKEILSLSEPNGSGFADGYRAGVALLKSDAIIMRHCNEFDTEWFNLLPNLYPQEVIPIGFLPPHVQETKEDDSETSWISIKEWLDKQTKGSVLYIAFGTEVTPNQDQLDELAHGLELSQVPFLWVFRRPAFSRRDKIHLPEGFEERVKGRGVVWIDWAPQVKILKHDSVGAFLTHCGTTSTFEALMYGIPLVMLPLLGDLWMNARILEEKQIGMEIQRNDEDGSFTRDSVAQCIRMVMVEDVGQKFRDKAKEASAVLGEREIHDGYLDKFMEYLLRHKS from the coding sequence ATGGCTGATGATCGGAAGCTACACATCGTGATGTTCCCATGGCTGGCTTTTGGGCACATCATTCCGTTCTTGGAGCTCTCCGAAGCGATCGCTGGAAAGGGTCACAAAATCTCCTTCATTTCTACCCCACGAAATATCGATCGCCTCCCGAAACTCCGTCCGAACGTAGCGTCTTCCATAACTTTTGTCAAAATCCCATTACCCCTAGTTGAAGGACTCCCGGAGAACGCAGAGGCCACCATGGATATCGGAAATGAAGAGGTTGACTTTCTGAAAAAAGCTTACGACTTGATGGAGCCTGCTGTGGCTCGGTTTCTGACGAATTCCCTGGCGGACGCCGTTGTTTACGATTTTTCTGCTCATTGGCTGCCTCCGATTGCGATCGATCTTGGTATTTCGCGAGTCATGTTTTGGATTTTCCAAGCTTGGGTTTTGGCTTGGTTGGGGAAAGCCGAGGGTTTTATAAATGGGTTCGAGGGCAGAAGGAGGCCAGAAGACTTCATGTTTGCTCCAGAATGGGTCACATTTCATACCAAAGTGGCCTGGAAATACCACGAAGCCAAAGAAATCCTTAGTTTAAGCGAACCCAACGGTTCGGGCTTCGCCGATGGGTATCGGGCGGGCGTTGCGTTGTTGAAATCTGATGCAATAATAATGCGACACTGCAATGAGTTTGACACCGAGTGGTTCAATCTGCTGCCTAATCTTTATCCACAAGAAGTGATCCCAATCGGATTCTTGCCACCCCATGTACAAGAAACCAAGGAAGATGATTCCGAAACGTCGTGGATTTCAATCAAGGAGTGGCTCGATAAACAAACCAAAGGCTCTGTTCTGTACATTGCATTTGGAACAGAAGTAACGCCGAATCAAGATCAACTCGACGAACTAGCACACGGGCTCGAACTATCTCAAGTTCCTTTCCTTTGGGTTTTCCGAAGGCCGGCGTTTTCAAGGAGGGACAAGATACACCTACCCGAGGGATTCGAGGAGAGAGTAAAGGGACGAGGGGTTGTTTGGATAGATTGGGCACCACAGGTGAAGATACTTAAGCATGATTCGGTTGGTGCATTCTTGACTCACTGTGGAACCACTTCGACTTTCGAGGCGCTCATGTACGGCATACCCCTGGTTATGCTACCATTGTTGGGGGATCTGTGGATGAACGCTAGGATTTTAGAGGAAAAGCAGATAGGTATGGAAATACAACGTAACGACGAAGACGGATCGTTCACGAGAGATTCGGTAGCGCAGTGTATAAGAATGGTGATGGTTGAAGATGTTGGGCAGAAATTTAGGGACAAAGCTAAGGAAGCAAGTGCTGTTCTTGGTGAGCGAGAGATACATGATGGATACCTAGACAAATTCATGGAGTATCTTCTCAGGCATAAAAGTTGA